A stretch of the Muntiacus reevesi chromosome 8, mMunRee1.1, whole genome shotgun sequence genome encodes the following:
- the GMNC gene encoding geminin coiled-coil domain-containing protein 1, giving the protein MNTVLPCQDQYFVGGQSYNCPYSATTSESSVDVSTETWVSFWAAGLLDNREPQQAPRTQEPSGDSNFPVPNLCSWEEAQLSSQLYRNKQLQDTLVQKEEELARLHEENNHLRQYLNSALVKCLEEKAKKLLSSDEFSKACRKFRKGKRKPKEQIYFPPEIPHHKNAKRSLASEFANCGQHGPPVDPWVLQTLGLKDLNTIDDTSSANYSALSSHARQTTSTFPQFLDEAIDYPNAPGEDLPIDYGGDRTTPSQGTASHSEDFHFLSQLSNPPGGLQTLPYYTSDVSPNKTEVAFSTSLSPHCNVKTHSFHQGQAFVRRDEEGGWKFTWVPKQS; this is encoded by the exons ATG AACACCGTTCTGCCTTGCCAAGACCAGTACTTTGTAGGAGGCCAGAGCTATAATTGTCCGTATTCCGCTACAACGTCAGAATCTAGTGTTGACGTTTCCACGGAGACTTGGGTCTCTTTCTGGGCTGCTGGTCTCCTGGACAACAGAGAGCCCCAACAGGCACCACGGACACAGG AACCATCAGGTGACTCGAATTTCCCTGTTCCTAATTTGTGTTCATGGGAAGAGGCACAGCTTTCCTCTCAGCTCTACAGGAATAAGCAG CTCCAAGATACTCTGGTACAGAAGGAAGAAGAACTTGCTAGGTTACATGAAGAGAATAATCATCTCAGACAATACCTGAATTCTGCTCTAGTTAAATGTCTTGAGGAAAAAGCCAAG AAATTGCTGTCATCAGATGAGTTCTCCAAAGCATGTAGAAAATTCAGAAAGGGGAAGAGGAAACCCAAAGAGCAAATATATTTTCCTCCTGAGATTCCCCATCATAAAAATGCCAAGAGAAGCCTTGCTAGTGAATTTGCTAACTGTGGACAACATGGACCCCCTGTGGATCCCTGGGTTCTTCAGACACTGGGGTTAAAAGACCTCAACACCATTGATGACACCTCATCAGCTAACTACAGTGCCCTCTCGTCTCATGCCAGACAGACCACTAGCACATTTCCCCAGTTTCTGGATGAGGCAATTGATTATCCCAATGCCCCTGGGGAAGATCTGCCAATTGACTATGGAGGTGATAGAACAACCCCCTCGCAAGGCACTGCCAGCCACAGTGAagattttcacttcctttctcaaCTTTCAAATCCTCCAGGAGGACTACAAACTCTTCCTTACTATACTTCTGATGTGTCACCCAATAAGACAGAGGTGGCCTTTTCCACATCCTTGAGCCCTCACTGTAATGTGAAAACGCACTCCTTCCACCAGGGACAAGCTTTTGTTCGTCGAGATGAAGAGGGAGGCTGGAAGTTTACCTGGGTCCCTAAGCAGTCTTAG